From Anaerohalosphaera lusitana, one genomic window encodes:
- a CDS encoding PPC domain-containing DNA-binding protein, giving the protein MEYSVGRCGRVVSMRLFEGEDLYESIESVAKDENIRCGAVFVTGGFRKAKVVVGPEQEKPKIVPNFRNFVGPGEVLGVGTVYWDDEGPKLHIHTAAGRGEETVVGCPRGGASVFLILEVTIIEIEGVKASREFDAETGVKLLRIVQGE; this is encoded by the coding sequence ATGGAATATTCGGTTGGCAGATGCGGCAGGGTCGTTTCGATGAGGCTTTTCGAGGGCGAGGATCTTTACGAGAGCATCGAGTCGGTCGCGAAGGATGAGAACATACGCTGCGGTGCGGTTTTCGTCACGGGCGGGTTCCGCAAAGCGAAGGTGGTTGTCGGCCCTGAACAGGAAAAGCCCAAGATCGTGCCGAATTTCCGCAACTTTGTCGGGCCCGGTGAGGTTCTTGGAGTGGGCACAGTTTACTGGGACGATGAGGGGCCGAAACTGCACATTCACACAGCCGCCGGACGCGGCGAGGAAACAGTCGTAGGCTGTCCGCGTGGCGGAGCATCTGTGTTTTTGATACTGGAAGTAACGATCATCGAGATAGAAGGCGTCAAGGCCAGTCGCGAATTCGACGCTGAAACCGGCGTGAAGCTGCTGCGGATCGTCCAGGGTGAATAA
- a CDS encoding FtsB family cell division protein, giving the protein MPAITRFFRFILFTVFFITGASAVSISILVGEIDGYYESRQQLAEIEAQNAELTALLKDYDMRIYQARTNPDTIEKLQRVTLGIEPKAEDTIFPQASPSQLKSVEQVLETAETPTDEAPVRPQWVVRCSEPRFRYALFFAGFGLILVNFIFFGRPGPYADGEIRTVASQTA; this is encoded by the coding sequence ATGCCGGCAATAACGCGCTTTTTCAGATTCATACTGTTCACCGTCTTTTTCATCACCGGTGCGTCCGCGGTTTCTATCTCGATCCTGGTTGGCGAGATCGACGGCTATTACGAAAGCCGTCAGCAGCTAGCCGAGATCGAGGCCCAGAACGCCGAGCTGACCGCGCTGCTCAAAGACTACGACATGCGGATATACCAGGCACGTACCAACCCCGACACGATCGAAAAGCTCCAGCGGGTCACCCTGGGGATCGAACCCAAAGCTGAGGACACGATCTTCCCGCAGGCCTCGCCCTCACAGCTCAAAAGCGTCGAACAGGTGCTCGAAACGGCTGAAACGCCAACTGATGAAGCACCTGTCCGTCCGCAATGGGTCGTTCGCTGTTCTGAGCCGCGTTTTCGGTATGCGCTGTTCTTTGCCGGCTTCGGGCTCATCCTCGTCAATTTCATCTTTTTCGGCCGTCCGGGTCCATACGCTGACGGCGAAATTCGCACAGTTGCAAGCCAGACCGCATAA
- the eno gene encoding phosphopyruvate hydratase: MFTMIVDVTAREILDSRGNPTVEVDVLLEDGSFGRAAVPSGASTGAYEAVELRDKRKKRYGGKGVETAVKNVNEVIAPEILGMDALCQEEIDKFMCELDGTANKAKLGANAILGVSLAVAKAAAESCELPLYRYVGGCNANVLPVPMMNILNGGEHADNNVDFQEFMVMPVGAKDFSEALQMGAEVYHQLKGVLKKKGYNTSVGDEGGFAPSLQSNEEAVEVIIDAIKKAGYKPGKDIFIALDPASTEMWEKSTKKYKFFKSDPKKKMTGEEMAAHWAEWADKYPIVSIEDGLAEDDWKGWATMTEKMGDKCQLVGDDLFVTNTKRLATGIEKGCANSILIKVNQIGTLTETLEAINLARNNGYTAVMSHRSGETEDATIADLAVATGVGQIKTGAPCRSDRVAKYNQLIRIQEELGSAAKWGGEIFKY; this comes from the coding sequence ATGTTCACTATGATTGTTGATGTAACAGCAAGAGAGATCCTCGACAGCCGTGGCAATCCCACAGTTGAGGTCGACGTTCTGCTCGAAGACGGCTCGTTCGGCCGTGCCGCAGTACCCAGCGGTGCAAGCACCGGTGCATACGAAGCTGTAGAACTTCGCGACAAACGCAAGAAACGCTACGGCGGCAAGGGCGTCGAAACTGCTGTCAAGAACGTAAACGAAGTGATCGCACCTGAGATCCTCGGCATGGACGCACTTTGCCAGGAAGAGATCGACAAGTTCATGTGCGAACTCGACGGCACAGCTAACAAGGCCAAGCTCGGCGCAAACGCCATCCTCGGCGTGTCGCTGGCGGTTGCAAAAGCAGCAGCAGAATCCTGCGAACTGCCCCTGTACCGCTACGTGGGCGGCTGCAACGCAAACGTCCTGCCCGTTCCAATGATGAACATTCTCAACGGCGGCGAGCATGCGGACAATAACGTCGACTTCCAGGAATTCATGGTAATGCCCGTCGGCGCCAAGGACTTCAGCGAAGCTCTGCAGATGGGTGCGGAAGTGTACCATCAGCTCAAGGGCGTACTGAAGAAGAAGGGCTACAATACTTCAGTAGGTGACGAGGGCGGCTTTGCTCCTTCGCTGCAGTCGAACGAAGAGGCTGTCGAAGTGATCATCGACGCCATCAAGAAGGCCGGCTACAAGCCAGGTAAGGATATCTTCATTGCACTGGACCCTGCTTCTACCGAGATGTGGGAAAAGAGCACGAAGAAGTATAAATTCTTCAAGAGCGATCCTAAGAAGAAGATGACCGGCGAAGAAATGGCCGCTCACTGGGCGGAATGGGCGGATAAGTATCCGATCGTTTCGATCGAAGACGGCCTTGCGGAAGACGACTGGAAGGGTTGGGCGACAATGACAGAGAAGATGGGCGACAAGTGTCAGCTCGTCGGTGACGACCTGTTCGTGACCAACACAAAGCGTCTGGCAACCGGTATCGAAAAGGGTTGTGCAAACTCGATCCTTATCAAGGTTAACCAGATCGGTACGCTGACCGAGACGCTCGAAGCGATCAACCTCGCTCGAAACAACGGTTACACTGCTGTAATGAGCCATCGCTCAGGCGAGACCGAAGACGCGACCATCGCGGATCTGGCAGTAGCAACAGGCGTTGGCCAGATCAAGACAGGTGCTCCATGCCGCAGTGACCGCGTCGCTAAGTACAACCAGCTCATCCGCATCCAGGAAGAGCTCGGCTCAGCGGCCAAGTGGGGCGGCGAGATCTTCAAGTACTAA
- a CDS encoding flavodoxin family protein, with protein MYKQEPPKQQVLGISGSPRKNGNSDVLLEHVQKGVEALRIQCEKIHLRTMDFQSCIGCERCRKDKSCTGLKDDMTKVYPKVVSSQGLVLLSPAHTYNVSALMKAFIDRMYTFYNFGNDRPRSWSSQLAGQNRKAVLVGVAEQTDPKDMGFTIESMRVALQSLGYEVIDELAVYGIFDRGKVKNDVEVLEKATTLGKTLARSIVA; from the coding sequence GGCAATTCAGATGTACTGCTGGAGCATGTACAAAAAGGTGTCGAAGCGTTGCGCATTCAATGCGAGAAGATCCATCTCAGAACGATGGATTTTCAGTCTTGCATCGGCTGTGAAAGATGTCGAAAAGACAAAAGCTGTACCGGTCTCAAAGATGATATGACGAAGGTTTATCCCAAGGTCGTCAGCTCTCAAGGTCTGGTTTTGCTTTCGCCGGCACATACTTATAATGTGTCTGCCTTGATGAAGGCTTTTATTGACAGGATGTACACTTTTTACAACTTCGGGAATGATCGACCAAGAAGCTGGAGCAGCCAATTAGCCGGACAGAACAGAAAGGCAGTTCTTGTCGGCGTTGCCGAGCAGACCGATCCGAAAGATATGGGTTTTACAATTGAGTCAATGAGAGTCGCACTACAGTCTTTGGGCTATGAAGTCATCGACGAGCTTGCTGTATATGGAATTTTTGACCGCGGTAAGGTCAAAAATGATGTCGAAGTGCTGGAAAAGGCCACAACACTCGGAAAGACGTTGGCACGTTCCATTGTTGCATGA